The Ahaetulla prasina isolate Xishuangbanna chromosome 4, ASM2864084v1, whole genome shotgun sequence genome has a window encoding:
- the FERD3L gene encoding fer3-like protein — MAQHQAISVPQSMLDLLANLTEDQSAGEIPCVDLYTCSTSVASLSQRPLSPAEGLLALEGREAEMEEEEEEEEERVVRRAAFLGRPKRKRIITSTQRQAANVRERKRMFNLNEAFEQLRRKVPTFAYEKRLSRIETLRLAIVYISFMTELLEGDQAS; from the coding sequence ATGGCCCAACACCAAGCGATATCTGTGCCCCAGTCCATGCTCGATTTGCTGGCCAATTTGACTGAAGACCAGTCCGCCGGGGAGATTCCTTGCGTGGATCTCTACACTTGTTCTACCTCTGTGGCATCCTTGAGTCAAAGACCTTTGTCCCCTGCGGAAGGACTGCTGGCTTTGGAAGGAAGAGAAGCcgagatggaggaagaggaggaggaagaagaggaacggGTGGTGAGACGAGCTGCTTTCCTGGGCAGGCCCAAAAGAAAACGGATCATCACCTCCACGCAGCGGCAGGCAGCCAACGTCCGGGAGAGGAAGAGGATGTTCAACCTCAACGAAGCCTTTGAGCAGCTGAGGAGGAAGGTCCCTACATTTGCCTACGAGAAGCGTCTCTCTAGGATCGAGACCTTGCGCCTGGCGATCGTCTACATTTCCTTTATGACGGAGCTTCTGGAAGGCGACCAAGCTAGCTAA